In Plasmodium knowlesi strain H genome assembly, chromosome: 8, the DNA window AGTAGCTCGAAATATCTTCAgcggaaaaatattttttagtagaaattataaaaatacatttgtttcgttgaaaattttttttattcttttttttttttttttctcttaaaaCAATTGCTTGAGCGTCTGGAAGAAAATTGGCCTCCAATTCGCAAAAATGAcgattttataaaaaaggaggaatttgCTCCATATAGTTCACCTTTCTCCAAAAATCTTCGAATATATAGACAAAGTAACCCCAATTCTTTATTATACTACATGTATATTTCAATGTGTATTCTTTTATACTATGGCATAACTTGCATTATTAAAATGGTAAGGATACTCCGCCGGGGAGGGGTTAtctgtacatatacgtacacgCATTGCACACACGCCTGTTATATCTTATGTACCTATTTTGCAAAGCAATAACTCTAACGATGCTCACATCTACATGATTCTCTTTACGTAGCCGGTGCATTGAAACCGGAAAACTGCAATAGTGAAAACAATTCCAACGATGGAGTAACCATAACCACATGCCTTACGATTTTCCTTAAAATTCACCCCTTATAGAACCCcttaaaaaagagagaactTCGCAGATACCATGACTCGTCATACATCCATTTTGaggatattaaaaaaaatgaaacgtgTGCAAACTCACTCAAAGATAAAAATTACGACCAGACGATCAATATTCTCTATCAAATTGTAAATACAAATTCTGCAAACATagaaaatgcaaataattcTAACATAACCGACCATATTGTTTCTCACGAAGGGGGCGAATATAATCCAAACATAACCAACgataattttgcaaaaatagaTGACCAtacattttcaaattttcagGGAGATAGCCCCTCCAATtttgaaatagaaaaatttacacataaaataaaacacaaaTTTGGGAAATTTCCAAAATTGAAGTTTCCAAAATTGAAATTTCCAAGACAGACTAAATTCAAATTTTCTAAGATAATTACACCTAGTCAAGGTAACATAGGTAGCAAAACCCGTCCCAACGTAACCACCGGAATGTTATTTAATCTGATGAAAAAGAGGTCCTCCACTTTTCAATCTGAAAAATCGCCAAACACAATAATGAAGAACTCTGCAAGCGTAGCAGCAGGTAAATCACCTAACGGTGCTACAAAGAAAGAGACCATGGTAATATTCAAAGGGATTCCCAAGTTACCAAACAACGAATCTACAGaacagacaaaaaaaaaaactctggCGGAAAGAGCCAAGGAAAAAGGGACACCTGACATAGACAAAGTGGAACCGGCTCCAAGGTCCCACTTCCAAAATTTTATGGACCATACATTATCCTTCTTGACTGCAAAAATACACTCACAAATGTAtacaatgaagaaaaaattattaccatCCAAAATCCAGCCAtctgaaggagaagaaaaagaaggtgaaGGAGAAGATGAGTTGGAAAAATCCAAGAGAGAAGAACACTACTCGGAGGAATGGAAAATACAACAATttcaaaattggaaaaataatttagaCAAAGAATACAATGCCTGGAAAGTTTCATTAACAAGTGATAACAACCAGTGGATCCTCGAGAAAAATGTAGTATTTGAAAATATactgaataaaataaaggaaagatGGATATCatggaatatatatactctGGAAGAAATTAATGAGGGCATAATTAGATTAAAAGATTTGGAAAGTGAAGAACAGTGGAGTCATTGGTTAGACACAAATTGGAAACCTTATAATAAGCAAACCTGGATTGACCTCATAGATTCGTATGAAAAATTGTATTATCATTGGTTACGTACTCAATGGAATAAATGGAAATCGAGAAAAATGACAGAATGGGTATCACAAGAATGGAAAGTTCACGAAGACGAAAAGTGGGAACAATGGGAAAGGCGGAAATgggcaaaatattttcaacgCAAAGAGAAAGGCGAATGGATCAAATGGATTACAAGAAATGAATTGGAAATAACCGTGATAAGGAAGTggctgaaggaaaaagaaaatatgcaTTTCGAAGGCGAAGGATGGTTAAATTGGGATAAGTGGAAGCAGGAGAAGTTTGAAAATCTGGACGAATATTTGGACTCGCTCAAAAATAAATGGCTCGCTGGGAAGGAGTGGATGATCTTGACGAATGCGTCAAAGGAGCGGGAACAGGCTGCAGAGCGGCCTGAGccagggggaaaaaaaatgcccgtAAAAAATGCACAGCAAAATAGTGATAAAACGAACGAACAAAGTGACCGCCCAACTGACAAGCATACTGACCAACAGTATTTGGAAAGTTAAAAAAGTTCTCACAAGCCCGAGCACTTTGTTACTTAAGAGACGCGTATTTATTGTATGCGAATGTCACCCAAGGTAGCAGCTGTAGTTGCGAACAcatgaaatggaaaattcaaAAGGGAGCGAACATAATATGCCTACTGTGTGATGTCAAAAAAAGGGTATACATAAAACGATGGTTCTTAGGTCGTAGTAGATAGATATTTTGGAACATTCcaacttttttatataatatttaaaacaaaaaggggtaaagCATAAAAGTAGAGCAAGAAGATATTCACTCTCAGTTCACCCCCATGACCACGGACAAAGGTAGCAGCAGGTAGCATGTGCCACATGTTATATACGGTGTAGACGTATCCACACGGCAACCTTGGCAATCGCggaaattacattttttctgtaaattACATACGTATCATCCAAGGTATCAAAGCGTAACGTTAATTCGTTAACTTAAAAAGTAGCTTTTAAtttaatgtatatatgttttgaTACGTGTATATCCATATATGCTCATCGCTACTCTTATTTGTTCTCCTTTATGATTTGTTTAAAATTCATTTACGATTTGTTTAAAATTCATTTACGATTTGTTTAAAATTCATTTACGATTTGTTTAAAATTCATTTACGATTTGTTTAAAATTCATTTACGATTTGTTTAAAATTCATTTACGATTTGTTTAATATTTGAGGAATGGGTATAGGTATTATAGTATACTACCTCCTTTATACAcccatccccccccccttacttttttttttttttgttgttgttgtttctgttttctttaaaacacaaaatttgaatttcccaatatttatttaaaaaagcgCACATGATTCGGTGCATATTAGAAGCATATATGCGTAAAGGCTACATGTGGATATATACCCATATAATCCAACACATAACATAAGTAATgggtacatacatgcatgtatGACCATTCATAAGTAATAAAAGCTCGCACATAGTCATATATTCAAGTACGTACATAATTATACACATGCGCATACtaagtacatatacatgggtACAGTAATATGTACAAgcacttatatata includes these proteins:
- a CDS encoding tryptophan-rich antigen — encoded protein: MLPPCLPLLIFPFLCSWVVYENPHFARLEENWPPIRKNDDFIKKEEFAPYSSPFSKNLRIYRQSNPNSLLYYMYISMCILLYYGITCIIKMNPLKKRELRRYHDSSYIHFEDIKKNETCANSLKDKNYDQTINILYQIVNTNSANIENANNSNITDHIVSHEGGEYNPNITNDNFAKIDDHTFSNFQGDSPSNFEIEKFTHKIKHKFGKFPKLKFPKLKFPRQTKFKFSKIITPSQGNIGSKTRPNVTTGMLFNLMKKRSSTFQSEKSPNTIMKNSASVAAGKSPNGATKKETMVIFKGIPKLPNNESTEQTKKKTLAERAKEKGTPDIDKVEPAPRSHFQNFMDHTLSFLTAKIHSQMYTMKKKLLPSKIQPSEGEEKEGEGEDELEKSKREEHYSEEWKIQQFQNWKNNLDKEYNAWKVSLTSDNNQWILEKNVVFENILNKIKERWISWNIYTLEEINEGIIRLKDLESEEQWSHWLDTNWKPYNKQTWIDLIDSYEKLYYHWLRTQWNKWKSRKMTEWVSQEWKVHEDEKWEQWERRKWAKYFQRKEKGEWIKWITRNELEITVIRKWLKEKENMHFEGEGWLNWDKWKQEKFENLDEYLDSLKNKWLAGKEWMILTNASKEREQAAERPEPGGKKMPVKNAQQNSDKTNEQSDRPTDKHTDQQYLES